The following is a genomic window from Paenibacillus sp. FSL R5-0766.
ATCCAGGTTACTGAAGTTGCTGAGCATATCTCAATCAAATCCGATCCGGACGATCTGGATGGTTTGAACTTCCTTGAAGGCAAAACCATGGACTTTGTAAACAAAAAAGCGTTCCAAGGAACACTGCTTGCACATACAGATGGTCAAGTACCAAACCTGATTGTGAACATTCCAGATATGACTCCATATTCTTTCGGATATCTGGTATACTTCTTTGAAAAAGCATGCGGTATCAGTGGCTACTTGCTGGGCGTCAATCCATTTGACCAACCAGGCGTGGAAGCTTACAAGAAAAATATGTTCGCATTGCTGGGCAAACCAGGCTTTGAAGAAGAGAAAGCAGCGCTCGAAGCGAGACTTTCCGAATAATTCATCGGTCTGCTCATATAGTTGAATAAGGTAATGTAAATCTAACCGGGAATCACTGTTCGTGTAAGAGGCAGGGTTCCCGGATGTAGATAACCAGGGCAGTTCGTCCGCGTTCGCGCGGTGAACTGCTTTCTTGTAAAATGGACTCAGGAAAAGATCAGAAAGTTGGATTTAGGATGATTGAACGTTATCGTACGGTTCGAGGACCGGGCAATCTGGAAATTGTAATCAAGAAGTCGCGATTTATCGGTCATATTATGCCGGTCACGACAGAGGAAGAAGCTGTTGCCTTCATCGATGAGATCAAGAAAAAACATTGGAATGCCACTCATAACTGCTCTGCATACATGATTGGGGAGCGGGACGAGATCCAGAAGCAATCCGATGACGGTGAACCCAGTGGAACAGCAGGGAAACCCATTCTTGAAGTGATCAAAAATCAGAAATTAAAAAATGTGGCAATTGTGGTTACGCGATACTTCGGGGGAATTATGCTTGGAGCTGGCGGGTTAATTCGTGCTTATACGGATGGAGCTGTAGCAGCCATTGAAGCCGGAGAAGCCATTACCAACGTGCTGCATCGTGAAGTGTTTGTTGAACTGGATTATACGTGGCTGGGTAAAGTGGAAAATGAGTTAAGAAGCCGGGAAGTCCGTACAGGTGAAACTGGATTCACCGATAAGGTTACGTTGACTTGTCTTCCGCCGGATAGTGAAACCGAGGCTTTTATAGCCTGGATCACGGATTTGACGCAAGGGCAATCCCGGATCACGGAGGGACAGCGGCTTTATTTTATTGAAGGGGA
Proteins encoded in this region:
- a CDS encoding YigZ family protein, coding for MIERYRTVRGPGNLEIVIKKSRFIGHIMPVTTEEEAVAFIDEIKKKHWNATHNCSAYMIGERDEIQKQSDDGEPSGTAGKPILEVIKNQKLKNVAIVVTRYFGGIMLGAGGLIRAYTDGAVAAIEAGEAITNVLHREVFVELDYTWLGKVENELRSREVRTGETGFTDKVTLTCLPPDSETEAFIAWITDLTQGQSRITEGQRLYFIEGE